A genomic stretch from Desulfohalobium retbaense DSM 5692 includes:
- the tpx gene encoding thiol peroxidase, producing the protein MSERSGLITMKGNPLTLTGTPLTVGDTVPDVTLLNTGLEPVRLSDYKDKVLILASVPSLDTSVCSEETKRFNAEAAQLSPEINVLTISMDLPFAQKRWVDTYLATNVTTLSDHKDATFGTSFGVLIKELRLLARAVFVVGKDGTLAYQQLVGEVTDPPDYDAALGAARQQVSA; encoded by the coding sequence ATGTCGGAACGCTCTGGTTTGATCACCATGAAAGGCAACCCGTTGACCTTGACGGGCACGCCGTTGACCGTCGGAGATACGGTGCCGGACGTCACCTTGCTCAATACCGGGCTCGAACCTGTCCGGTTGAGTGATTACAAGGACAAGGTTCTTATCCTGGCCAGTGTCCCGTCTCTGGACACCTCGGTCTGCTCCGAGGAAACCAAGCGGTTCAATGCCGAGGCCGCCCAACTCTCCCCGGAAATCAATGTGCTGACCATCAGTATGGATCTGCCTTTTGCCCAGAAACGGTGGGTGGATACCTACTTGGCCACGAACGTGACCACCTTGTCGGACCACAAGGATGCCACCTTCGGCACCAGTTTTGGGGTCTTGATCAAAGAGTTGCGTCTTCTGGCCCGCGCTGTGTTCGTCGTGGGCAAAGACGGCACCCTCGCCTACCAGCAACTGGTGGGTGAAGTGACCGATCCGCCGGACTACGACGCCGCGCTCGGTGCGGCCAGGCAACAGGTCAGCGCCTGA
- a CDS encoding multiheme c-type cytochrome, giving the protein MFCRLLSLLVAGAVLAAMPVWAESPPLSEATLSCLGCHEDLHPGMVEGWRASRHARITPGQAMQTTGLASKISSTDIPSGLQDTSVGCAECHTLRPDAHADTFDHFGYQVHVVVSPEDCATCHATERKQYGQNIMAHAYGNLVDNAVYADLRTSINGVLQPGEKQLSAKAPNNATKAESCLYCHGTKLRFDGLASKDTAYGPVMLPEIAGWPNQGSGRINLDGSKGSCAVCHTRHRFSMAEARKPYTCKECHVGPDVPAYKVYTASKHGTIYSAENNDWDFSAVPWEAGTDFRAPTCAACHISLVTKPGGTVVAERTHALSPRLPWRIFGLPYAHPQPKDPQTSKIKNAAGLPLPTNLDGSPASDFLISAEEQDKRKGNLQAVCLSCHTQSWVDGHWQRFENTIEVTNEATATGTGLLAQAWENDLAEGLPQNSSIFDEYIENVWSDIWLIHCNHIRFASAIGGGGDYGVFADGRYVLNRRLREMHDWVESRLPQQ; this is encoded by the coding sequence ATGTTTTGTCGACTCCTGTCCCTTCTTGTGGCCGGGGCCGTGCTGGCGGCCATGCCGGTCTGGGCTGAATCCCCTCCCCTGTCCGAGGCAACGCTGTCCTGTCTCGGCTGTCATGAAGACCTCCACCCCGGCATGGTCGAGGGATGGCGGGCAAGCCGGCACGCCCGGATCACTCCTGGCCAAGCCATGCAGACAACCGGTCTGGCCAGCAAAATCTCCAGCACCGACATCCCTTCAGGATTGCAGGACACTTCGGTCGGATGCGCCGAATGCCATACCCTGCGTCCTGATGCCCACGCCGATACCTTCGACCATTTCGGCTACCAGGTCCACGTCGTTGTCAGCCCGGAGGACTGCGCCACCTGCCACGCCACAGAGCGCAAACAATACGGCCAGAACATCATGGCCCATGCGTATGGCAACCTGGTGGACAATGCAGTCTACGCCGATTTGCGCACGAGTATCAACGGAGTGCTTCAGCCTGGCGAAAAACAACTCTCGGCCAAGGCCCCCAATAACGCCACCAAGGCCGAATCCTGTCTGTATTGTCACGGCACGAAACTCCGGTTCGACGGTCTTGCAAGCAAAGATACCGCCTACGGTCCTGTCATGCTTCCTGAAATCGCCGGCTGGCCCAACCAGGGCTCCGGCCGGATCAACCTCGATGGGAGCAAGGGCTCCTGTGCGGTCTGCCACACCCGGCACCGGTTTTCCATGGCCGAAGCCCGCAAGCCGTACACCTGCAAAGAATGTCATGTCGGCCCCGACGTTCCGGCGTACAAAGTTTACACCGCCAGCAAACACGGCACCATCTATTCAGCCGAAAACAACGACTGGGATTTTTCCGCTGTGCCCTGGGAAGCCGGGACCGATTTCCGGGCCCCAACCTGCGCCGCCTGCCATATCAGCCTGGTGACCAAGCCCGGCGGCACTGTAGTAGCTGAACGGACCCACGCCCTGTCGCCACGACTGCCCTGGCGCATTTTCGGACTGCCCTACGCCCATCCCCAGCCCAAAGACCCGCAGACCTCCAAAATCAAGAACGCCGCAGGCTTGCCGTTGCCCACCAATCTCGACGGCAGCCCCGCCTCGGATTTTCTTATCAGCGCGGAAGAGCAGGACAAGCGGAAGGGCAATCTCCAGGCCGTCTGCCTCTCCTGCCACACTCAGAGTTGGGTCGACGGCCATTGGCAGCGCTTCGAGAACACTATCGAGGTCACCAACGAAGCCACGGCAACCGGCACCGGTCTTTTGGCTCAGGCCTGGGAGAATGACCTGGCCGAGGGACTGCCCCAGAACAGTTCCATTTTCGACGAATATATTGAAAACGTCTGGAGCGATATCTGGCTCATCCATTGCAACCACATCCGTTTTGCTTCGGCCATTGGCGGCGGCGGTGATTACGGTGTTTTTGCCGACGGCCGTTACGTGTTGAACAGGCGTTTGCGCGAAATGCACGACTGGGTCGAATCACGCCTGCCGCAGCAATAA
- a CDS encoding NifB/NifX family molybdenum-iron cluster-binding protein, giving the protein MKIAISASGATLDSAFEPRFGRAPGFVLLDSPAATPTYLDNTPQQNLSQGAGIQTAQLLADHGVSVLITGSIGPKAEQALAKSGIQIVTCAAATVAEALEQAHTAPPASEASSPDSSKEAGRGGPAGGGRGMGGGARGRGPGQGGRGMGGGGRGRGPGQGGRGMGGGGGQRR; this is encoded by the coding sequence ATGAAGATCGCAATAAGCGCTTCAGGCGCCACTCTTGACAGTGCCTTCGAACCACGGTTCGGGCGCGCCCCCGGTTTTGTGCTGCTCGATTCCCCAGCGGCAACGCCAACCTATCTCGACAACACCCCCCAACAGAACCTTTCCCAAGGCGCTGGCATCCAGACCGCTCAACTCCTGGCCGATCACGGGGTGAGCGTCCTTATTACCGGCTCTATCGGTCCCAAGGCTGAACAAGCCTTGGCCAAAAGCGGCATCCAGATTGTGACCTGCGCCGCGGCTACCGTAGCCGAGGCCCTGGAACAGGCCCACACGGCACCGCCTGCCTCCGAGGCAAGCTCCCCTGACAGCTCCAAGGAAGCCGGACGGGGTGGGCCTGCCGGCGGCGGGCGCGGTATGGGCGGAGGAGCCCGCGGGCGCGGCCCTGGACAGGGCGGCCGTGGTATGGGTGGGGGTGGTCGTGGCCGCGGTCCCGGACAGGGGGGACGCGGTATGGGAGGTGGCGGTGGCCAGCGGCGCTAG
- a CDS encoding PocR ligand-binding domain-containing protein has product MRLEDIAPVEKWEALERELHETSGLNACVYNAEGTRITSYTAFANRLCPHIKSFPAGIETVCAVANQHCANMVRESGTPYTTECDAGLVKFVVPIVQDGEFLGTIGGCGHRLPDSEVETFLLTKSLGTPEEELEAMAAEVQTITQNEIDHYIKVLQSRLAELTPH; this is encoded by the coding sequence ATGCGTCTTGAAGATATCGCTCCAGTGGAAAAGTGGGAAGCGTTGGAACGCGAACTCCACGAGACATCGGGCCTGAACGCCTGCGTCTACAACGCCGAAGGGACCCGCATTACCTCGTATACCGCCTTTGCCAACCGGCTGTGTCCGCATATCAAATCCTTTCCCGCCGGCATCGAGACCGTCTGCGCCGTGGCCAACCAGCACTGCGCGAACATGGTCCGGGAAAGCGGCACGCCATATACCACTGAATGCGATGCCGGACTGGTCAAATTTGTGGTGCCCATCGTCCAAGACGGGGAATTCCTCGGTACTATCGGCGGCTGCGGCCACCGCTTGCCGGATTCGGAAGTGGAGACGTTTTTATTGACCAAGTCCCTGGGGACTCCCGAGGAAGAACTCGAAGCTATGGCCGCCGAAGTCCAGACCATCACCCAAAACGAGATCGACCACTACATCAAGGTCCTGCAGTCCCGACTGGCCGAGCTGACGCCGCACTAA
- a CDS encoding CocE/NonD family hydrolase, producing MSAPVVIDHAWIPMSDGCLLAAKIWLPPKAHKHPVPAVLEYIPYRKRDHKADRDARNHGFFARNGYAGVRVDLRGSGDSQGVLRDEYLQQELDDGLEVLRWIANQPWCSGKVGMFGISWGGFNGLQIAALQPPELGAVVAVCASDDRYADDVHYMGGCLLTDNLSWASTMFSFNACPPDPEVVGENWRQMWLERLEGSGLWLKTWLEHQHRDRFWRHASVCEDYTAIKVPVLAVSGWADGYSNAVFRLLENLHVPRRGLVGPWGHSYPHMGGLGPRIDFLGECLRWWDRWLKGEPGQHDEPPVLRAWIQDSADPLVPSRPGRWVAETRWPAPSVEMTSWRLGNCGLVRAADQQPPEPTTMSIQSPLSVGLFAGKWCSYAEETDLPWDQREEDGGALVFDTAVLEQDIEILGAPEVELDLSADKPVALVAVRLSDLAPNDRATRVTFGILNLTHRNGHDHPAPLVPGRTYRVRVPMNVVGQRFPRGHRIRLAVSSSYWPLAWPAPEPARLTLSTEGCRLFLPQRNRDPREGPHLRDLGRPREAPGVPQTLLVPAKREWRVTHNLATNGVDLHVINNDATVRLDELDLEFGRSVEECYSYSNNNYDTVRGEIVHHRTFQRRNWHVHSVTRTILTSTRTHFILRATLDAYEGDVRLFSKTWDESVPRVLV from the coding sequence ATGTCCGCTCCGGTTGTGATCGACCACGCCTGGATCCCCATGTCGGACGGGTGCCTATTGGCGGCCAAGATCTGGCTGCCGCCCAAGGCCCACAAGCACCCTGTCCCAGCCGTTTTGGAATACATCCCGTACCGCAAACGCGACCACAAGGCCGATCGCGACGCCCGAAACCACGGTTTTTTTGCCCGAAACGGCTACGCCGGGGTCCGCGTCGACCTGCGCGGAAGCGGCGATTCACAGGGGGTCCTGCGCGATGAGTACCTGCAACAGGAACTCGATGACGGACTGGAGGTCCTGCGCTGGATCGCCAACCAGCCGTGGTGCTCCGGCAAAGTCGGAATGTTCGGCATTTCCTGGGGCGGGTTCAACGGACTCCAGATCGCTGCCCTGCAACCCCCGGAACTCGGAGCGGTGGTCGCGGTCTGCGCCTCGGACGACCGCTATGCCGACGACGTGCACTACATGGGCGGCTGTTTGTTGACCGACAACCTCTCCTGGGCCTCGACCATGTTCAGTTTCAACGCCTGTCCACCAGACCCGGAGGTGGTGGGGGAAAACTGGCGGCAAATGTGGCTGGAACGCCTAGAGGGCAGTGGCTTGTGGCTCAAGACCTGGCTTGAACACCAACACCGGGACCGCTTCTGGCGCCACGCCTCGGTCTGCGAAGATTACACGGCCATCAAGGTCCCGGTCCTGGCGGTCAGCGGCTGGGCGGACGGCTACTCCAACGCCGTCTTTCGGCTTCTGGAAAATCTCCATGTACCGCGGCGCGGACTCGTGGGACCGTGGGGCCATTCCTATCCGCATATGGGCGGATTGGGACCGCGCATCGACTTTTTGGGGGAATGTTTGCGGTGGTGGGACCGGTGGCTCAAGGGCGAACCTGGTCAACACGACGAGCCACCGGTACTGCGGGCCTGGATTCAGGATTCCGCAGATCCGCTGGTCCCCTCCCGCCCGGGCCGCTGGGTCGCTGAAACGCGATGGCCTGCTCCCTCGGTGGAGATGACTTCCTGGCGGCTGGGGAATTGCGGGCTGGTCCGGGCCGCAGACCAGCAACCGCCCGAGCCGACGACCATGAGCATCCAAAGCCCCCTGAGTGTGGGACTGTTTGCCGGCAAGTGGTGCTCCTATGCTGAAGAGACTGATCTGCCCTGGGACCAGCGGGAGGAGGACGGCGGCGCTCTGGTTTTCGACACCGCTGTCCTGGAGCAGGACATCGAAATACTGGGAGCGCCCGAGGTCGAACTGGATCTCAGCGCGGACAAACCCGTGGCGCTGGTGGCGGTTCGGCTTTCGGATCTGGCTCCTAACGACCGGGCCACACGGGTGACTTTCGGTATCTTGAACCTGACCCATCGCAATGGGCATGACCACCCCGCGCCCCTTGTACCGGGGCGGACCTACCGGGTCCGGGTGCCGATGAATGTGGTCGGGCAGCGATTCCCTCGTGGGCATCGTATCCGGCTGGCCGTGTCAAGTTCGTATTGGCCGCTGGCCTGGCCCGCTCCGGAACCGGCCCGGCTGACCCTGTCCACCGAGGGATGCCGGCTCTTCCTGCCCCAACGGAACCGGGATCCACGGGAGGGTCCGCACCTGCGGGATTTGGGGCGCCCCAGGGAAGCGCCAGGAGTGCCGCAGACCCTGCTTGTCCCGGCCAAGCGGGAATGGCGTGTGACCCACAACCTGGCCACCAACGGGGTCGATCTCCATGTCATCAATAATGACGCCACGGTGCGGCTGGACGAACTGGACCTGGAATTCGGCCGCTCGGTAGAAGAGTGTTACTCCTACAGCAACAACAATTACGATACCGTGCGCGGGGAGATAGTCCACCACCGGACCTTCCAGCGCCGTAATTGGCATGTTCACAGCGTCACCCGGACGATTCTGACCTCCACACGGACCCATTTTATCCTCCGGGCTACGCTGGATGCGTATGAAGGAGATGTGCGGCTCTTCAGCAAAACCTGGGACGAATCAGTCCCTCGGGTCCTTGTTTAA
- a CDS encoding entericidin A/B family lipoprotein encodes MTSIQRVRLLASALAIGLVVLTGCNTIEGIGKDIKKAGETIEEVAQ; translated from the coding sequence ATGACCAGTATCCAACGTGTACGTCTCCTGGCCAGCGCCCTGGCGATAGGGCTCGTTGTCCTGACCGGCTGTAATACGATCGAAGGCATCGGCAAGGACATCAAGAAGGCGGGGGAAACCATCGAGGAAGTCGCCCAATAG
- a CDS encoding metallophosphoesterase family protein: MRFICTSDLHLGRRSSLPSGSSVPGDHSAVAAWDRVVGVALEQAVDLVIVAGDLVDQANRFFEAHGPLHSGLSRLTSANIPVLAIAGNHDHQTLPSLAETFSGLTFDLLGREGRWTQRQYQFGHQVLEVVGWSFPDRFVETCPVPDLPPSLPGTTRRVGIVHGEVGQSSSRSAPLPTARLEAAEVDFWVAGHYHTPGWQPQTGSAAGILVPGSPQALDPGAVGVHGPWLVRWPSAAPPEASQCPLSTIRYEYIDCDITGLSADQSREQLVRCVREALETACAEDSGGVLEHLVCRVNLVGRSNIQREIQHTVQAAASDLEVHVAARSASVGRVLSQIVPDRDLEELARAHDPVGHLARILLELETGEISRETRDLLGSCRTELAGVLSAPAYAGLDAESPSEIFCRDHLLHEGRRLLETLLDQKVSST; encoded by the coding sequence ATGCGATTTATATGTACCAGCGATCTCCATCTGGGTCGCCGCTCGTCACTGCCAAGCGGCAGTTCGGTGCCCGGTGACCATTCTGCAGTGGCAGCCTGGGATCGTGTTGTAGGAGTCGCCCTGGAGCAGGCCGTTGATCTGGTCATTGTTGCCGGCGATCTCGTCGACCAGGCCAATCGATTTTTCGAAGCCCATGGCCCGCTGCACAGCGGTCTGTCCCGGTTGACTTCGGCCAATATTCCCGTCCTGGCCATCGCCGGAAATCACGATCACCAGACGCTGCCCTCCCTGGCCGAGACCTTTTCCGGGCTCACGTTTGACCTGCTCGGCCGCGAGGGCCGGTGGACGCAACGCCAATACCAGTTTGGGCACCAGGTCCTGGAGGTGGTCGGGTGGTCCTTTCCGGACCGTTTCGTGGAAACCTGTCCCGTGCCGGATCTGCCGCCATCCTTGCCAGGAACCACCCGCCGGGTCGGCATTGTCCACGGGGAAGTCGGCCAATCCAGCAGCCGAAGTGCCCCCTTGCCCACAGCCCGCCTTGAGGCGGCCGAGGTGGATTTCTGGGTTGCCGGGCATTACCACACGCCTGGCTGGCAGCCGCAGACCGGCAGCGCCGCTGGAATTCTGGTCCCCGGCTCGCCTCAGGCCCTGGATCCCGGGGCGGTTGGCGTCCACGGACCGTGGCTCGTCCGCTGGCCCTCTGCGGCGCCGCCAGAAGCCAGCCAGTGTCCGCTTTCCACAATACGCTACGAATATATCGATTGTGACATCACCGGCTTGTCCGCGGATCAAAGCCGGGAGCAGTTGGTGCGCTGCGTGCGCGAGGCCCTGGAGACCGCCTGCGCTGAAGACAGCGGCGGGGTCCTTGAACACCTCGTCTGCCGGGTGAATCTGGTTGGCCGCAGCAATATACAGCGCGAGATCCAGCACACCGTCCAGGCTGCGGCGTCAGATCTGGAAGTCCACGTCGCCGCACGAAGCGCCAGCGTCGGCCGGGTTTTGTCGCAGATTGTCCCGGACCGGGACCTGGAGGAACTCGCCCGCGCCCATGATCCGGTCGGGCATCTGGCCCGCATCCTCCTTGAGCTCGAAACCGGCGAGATCTCCCGAGAGACCCGCGACCTCCTGGGGTCCTGTCGCACTGAACTCGCAGGCGTCCTAAGCGCTCCGGCCTACGCCGGTCTGGACGCCGAGTCCCCGTCCGAAATCTTCTGCCGGGATCACCTGCTCCATGAGGGCCGCCGGCTGCTGGAAACCCTTTTGGACCAGAAGGTCTCTTCAACATGA